A stretch of the Ornithodoros turicata isolate Travis chromosome 4, ASM3712646v1, whole genome shotgun sequence genome encodes the following:
- the LOC135391112 gene encoding protein phosphatase inhibitor 2-like — MAENLAKKPPKGILKPSTSFEYAEARRQSQMDLKWDEINILQTLHPPDKDYGFMKIDEPKTPYSYGAEGEENRTLDPLALAARIEKGTDTPAKVFEEPDSPEAENLTEEELQRRRVFELRRKEHYNEFEMVRRMRERMKNNPPEDEDEIDESSEDLGTEEN; from the exons ATGGCGGAGAACTTGGCGAAAAAGCCTCCGAAGGGTATACTGAAACCGTCTACGAGCTTCGAGTATGCAGAGGCCCGACGACA GAGTCAGATGGACCTGAAGTGGGACGAGATAAACATTCTACAGACCCTGCACCCACCTGACAAGGATTATGGCTTTATGAAAATTGATGAACCGAAGACGCCGTACAGTTACGGTGCTGAAGGAGAAGAGAACAGGACACTTGACCCTCTGGCATTAGCTGCAAG AATTGAAAAGGGTACAGATACGCCTGCAAAGGTCTTCGAGGAGCCTGACTCTCCAGAAGCAGAGAACTTGACGGAGGAGGAATTAC AGCGCCGGAGGGTGTTTGAACTGAGGCGCAAGGAGCACTACAACGAGTTTGAAATGGTGCGACGCATGAGAGAACGCATGAAGAACAATCCTCCTGAGGATGAAGACGAAATTGACGAAAGCAGTGAGGATCTAGGAACAGAGGAAAACTAA
- the LOC135391114 gene encoding protein XRP2-like: MVLEMGCFQTKLKSMPEEGSEGERRHSGSKTYSWDHRKREINPKGYTVENLKGQTVGRAPGTVNGQQFIIQNCEDSNIYIFDHLNTVTVDDCNNCNIFLGPTKASIFLRDCKDCRVAAICQQLRTRDCHRVDCFLCCATQPSIESSSEMRFGCLCISYKQLEDQFKYACLSPFNNNWQHVYDFTPDSVEPNWTLFPHDVRMEDFLPVPATPELSSVLLSMDPGTSAVPRTPSPSERLTGDKQRCLVVFFSDGQSQQRAVSFIREMEKTPNTLVRTLEVAITEQDAQRIFGTDSYAKVARSGPVIAAEYAGSDCIKSCQEIAKAIATDTGSTGMVYVSSHSRFASQQLETLFSITASFNPYPGA; the protein is encoded by the exons ATGGTGCTTGAAATGGGATGTTTTCAAACAAAATTAAAGTCAATGCCGGAAGAGGGTTCAGAGGGAGAAAGACGGCATTCAGGAAGCAAGACATATTCATG GGACCACAGAAAGCGTGAAATCAACCCCAAAGGGTACACGGTCGAGAATTTGAAAGGACAGACTGTTGGCCGCGCACCTGGCACAGTTAACGGACAACAATTTATCATTCAAAACTGTGAG gacagCAACATCTACATTTTTGATCACTTAAATACGGTCACTGTTGATGACTGCAACAACTGCAACATCTTCCTTGGTCCCACAAAGGCGAG CATTTTCTTGCGTGACTGCAAGGACTGCCGCGTAGCAGCCATCTGCCAGCAGCTGAGGACCCGTGACTGCCATCGCGTGGACTGCTTCCTGTGTTGCGCTACCCAGCCCTCCATTGAGTCGAGCAGTGAGATGAGATTTGGCTGCCTTTGTATTTCGTACAAACAGCTCGAAG ACCAGTTTAAGTATGCGTGCCTGAGCCCATTCAACAACAACTGGCAGCACGTTTACGATTTCACACCCGACAGCGTGGAACCAAATTGGACACTTTTTCCACAT GATGTGAGGATGGAGGATTTCTTGCCCGTACCAGCAACACCGGAGCTGTCTTCTGTGCTGCTTAGTATGGACCCTGGAACGAGTGCTGTGCCGAGAACGCCCTCTCCTAGTGAGCGGCTAACAGGCGAT AAGCAGAGATGTCTAGTGGTATTCTTCTCGGACGGCCAGTCACAGCAGCGAGCAGTGTCCTTCATACGTGAAATGGAAAAGACGCca AACACATTGGTTCGGACCTTGGAGGTTGCAATAACGGAGCAGGATGCACAGCGCATTTTTGGCACAGATTCTTATGCCAAGGTTGCCAGAAGTG GCCCCGTTATAGCGGCCGAATATGCGGGAAGTGACTGCATCAAATCCTGCCAAGAAATTGCCAAGGCCATCGCCACTGACACTGGCTCTACGGGCATGGTCTACGTGAGCAGCCATTCACGCTTCGCATCCCAGCAGCTGGAAACGTTATTCTCCATCACCGCGAGCTTCAACCCTTATCCTGGTGCGTGA